From the Arthrobacter sp. PM3 genome, one window contains:
- a CDS encoding TetR/AcrR family transcriptional regulator has product MADTAHAPARTGKRAPYTNGERRRAELVDVAFKVFAENGFQQLSVRQIAEAMGTSHTALRHHFGSKEALLEAVLVRREEIDGPWRQKLLQTQGFLETVPEVMRHNARIRGVIQLDATLRAEAIRPDHPAHAFIRRRDLDFVGSVRAEVERELGAGRITAGLDPDVLARQITSLVIGVELAWLYDDSIDMGAQLGAFMDLIRSTP; this is encoded by the coding sequence CAGATACGGCACACGCCCCGGCCCGCACGGGCAAACGGGCTCCGTACACGAACGGAGAGCGGCGGCGCGCCGAACTTGTCGACGTCGCGTTCAAGGTGTTCGCCGAGAACGGCTTCCAGCAGCTCTCCGTCCGCCAGATAGCCGAGGCCATGGGCACCAGCCACACGGCCCTGCGCCACCACTTCGGATCGAAGGAGGCGCTCCTGGAAGCCGTGCTGGTGCGCCGCGAGGAGATCGACGGGCCCTGGCGGCAGAAGCTCCTTCAGACCCAGGGGTTCCTTGAGACCGTGCCGGAAGTCATGCGGCACAATGCCCGGATCCGCGGCGTCATCCAGCTGGACGCGACGCTCCGGGCCGAGGCAATCCGGCCCGACCACCCGGCCCACGCATTCATCCGCCGGCGGGACCTGGACTTCGTCGGCTCCGTGCGCGCCGAGGTCGAGCGCGAGCTCGGCGCGGGCCGGATTACGGCGGGCCTTGATCCGGACGTCCTGGCCCGCCAGATCACGTCCCTCGTCATCGGCGTCGAGCTGGCGTGGCTTTACGACGATTCGATCGACATGGGCGCGCAGCTTGGGGCCTTCATGGACCTGATCAGGAGCACACCCTAG